A window from Oncorhynchus keta strain PuntledgeMale-10-30-2019 unplaced genomic scaffold, Oket_V2 Un_contig_25382_pilon_pilon, whole genome shotgun sequence encodes these proteins:
- the LOC127922346 gene encoding ubiquitin carboxyl-terminal hydrolase 37-like — translation MTLPRTSSATRGSEETQGARGEWGELVNMELLGLPNIGNTCFLNATLQCLLVLPSFSKEILHQEQLWSSSPFSNLLRSLSDVHRSGLPDSVANQASKADLMWKVKYSLSGYDLKYLGDTQQDAHELLINMLCQLKEEGMILKTLGMNYTCPVSQLEFQLVSVRTCTSCGRESSTREDYNHLSLDFSPERTLLNSLALTFKSEQVEFTCEGCKGLHASKVEQFHTLPLVLVLHLKRFGGPGGLEKLEAPLCFLRS, via the exons ATGACTCTTCCCAGGACCAGCTCAGCCACCAGAGGGTCAGAAGAGACCCAAGGGGCCAGAGGAGAATGGGGGGAACTGGTCAACATGGAACTTCTTGG GTTGCCTAACATTGGCAACACTTGCTTCCTTAACGCCACCCTGCAGTGCCTCCTGGTCCTGCCTTCCTTCTCAAAGGAAATCCTGCACCAGGAACAACTCTGGagctcctcccccttctccaacCTGCTCAG GAGTCTGTCTGATGTGCACCGTTCGGGTTTACCTGACAGTGTGGCAAACCAGGCCTCAAAAGCAGACCTCATGTGGAAGGTCAAGTACTCCTTGTCGGGATATGATTTGAAGTATCTGGGGGACACGCAACAG GACGCACACGAGTTACTCATCAATATGCTGTGCCAGCTGAAGGAGGAGGGCATGATTCTGAAGACACTCGGGATGAACTATACCTGCCCTGTTTCCCAGCTGGAGTTCCAGCTTGTGTCGGTGCGCACATGTACCAG CTGTGGGCGCGAGTCGTCTACCAGAGAGGACTACAACCACCTCTCATTGGACTTCAGCCCTGAGCGCACCTTGCTGAACAGCCTAGCACTCACTTTCAAA AGTGAACAGGTTGAATTCACATGTGAGGGCTGTAAAGGCCTCCACGCCTCAAAGGTGGAGCAGTTccacacactgcctct TGTGCTGGTTCTGCATCTGAAGAGGTTTGGAGGACCTGGGGGGTTGGAGAAGCTGGAGGCTCCTCTTTGTTTCCTTCGGAGCTGA